From Kineosporia succinea, the proteins below share one genomic window:
- a CDS encoding DUF3097 domain-containing protein, which translates to MGDRYAGDVLANARVKPKLREEPAVAGLVVEDVETGWVGAVVRTEKSGGMHVVVLEDRRGRTRSFPLGPGFWVDGVPVALVPPSAAVSKPPSGTLRSASGSVAVRDHRARVARASRILVEGKHDAELVEKIWGHDLRVEGVVVVPLHGVDDLADAVADFGPGPGRRLGILVDHLVAGSKEWHEAAAAAKVSGAREHVLVVGHPYVDVWQAVRPRVIGVDAWPVVPRGLPWKEGVLKALGWPYAEQADVAEGWQRILASVNSYADLEPALLGRVEELIDFVTGDGEDR; encoded by the coding sequence GTGGGTGACCGGTACGCGGGGGACGTCCTGGCGAACGCCCGGGTCAAGCCGAAACTACGGGAAGAACCGGCCGTGGCCGGCCTGGTGGTCGAGGACGTGGAGACCGGCTGGGTCGGGGCCGTGGTGCGCACCGAGAAGAGCGGCGGAATGCACGTCGTGGTGCTCGAGGACCGTCGCGGTCGCACCCGGTCGTTCCCGCTCGGCCCGGGATTCTGGGTCGACGGGGTTCCCGTGGCGCTGGTCCCGCCGTCGGCCGCGGTTTCGAAGCCACCATCAGGGACGCTTCGGTCGGCTTCCGGGTCGGTGGCGGTTCGCGACCACCGGGCCCGGGTGGCCCGTGCCTCGCGCATCCTGGTCGAGGGCAAGCACGACGCCGAGCTGGTGGAGAAGATCTGGGGCCACGACCTGCGGGTCGAGGGGGTCGTGGTGGTGCCGCTGCACGGCGTCGACGACCTGGCGGACGCGGTCGCGGACTTCGGGCCCGGTCCGGGGCGGCGGCTCGGGATCCTGGTCGACCACCTGGTGGCGGGCAGCAAGGAGTGGCACGAGGCGGCCGCCGCGGCGAAGGTCTCCGGGGCCCGGGAGCACGTGCTGGTCGTGGGGCATCCGTACGTGGACGTCTGGCAGGCCGTGCGGCCGCGGGTGATCGGGGTGGACGCCTGGCCGGTGGTCCCGCGCGGTCTGCCGTGGAAGGAGGGGGTGCTGAAGGCGCTGGGCTGGCCCTACGCCGAACAGGCGGACGTGGCCGAGGGCTGGCAGCGCATCCTGGCCTCCGTGAACAGCTACGCCGACCTGGAACCGGCCCTGCTGGGGCGGGTCGAGGAACTCATCGACTTCGTCACCGGTGACGGCGAGGATCGCTGA
- the lepA gene encoding translation elongation factor 4: protein MAHTAPEPSATAPELIRNFSIIAHIDHGKSTLADRMLQLTGVVDQRQMRAQYLDRMDIERERGITIKSQAVRMPWEEEGVTYALNMIDTPGHVDFTYEVSRSLAACEGAVLLVDAAQGIEAQTLANLYLAMENELTIIPVLNKIDLPAAQPEKYAEELAKLIGCEPEDCLKVSGKTGMGVDALLAQIVKQVPAPVGDPNAPARAMIFDSVYDTYRGVVTYVRVIDGMLHPRERITLMSTKTQHELLEIGVSSPEPVPTKGLGVGEVGYLITGVKDVRQSKVGDTVTNYAKPATEALEGYREPLPMVFSGLYPIDGSDYGPLREALDKLKLSDAALVYEPESSVALGFGFRCGFLGLLHLEIVRERLEREFNLDLISTAPNVVYEVTMDDNTQITVTNPSEFPGGKINEVREPIVKATMLAPAEFIGAIMELCQERRGSLRGMDYLSEDRVEMRYTLPLAEIVFDFFDQLKSRTRGYASLDYDPDGDQVANLVKVDILLQGEPVDAFSTIVHADKAYSYGVMMTGKLRKLIPRQQFEVPIQAAIGARIIARENISAIRKDVLAKCYGGDISRKRKLLERQKEGKKRMKMVGRVEVPQEAFIAALSSDAPTGERKK, encoded by the coding sequence ATGGCCCACACGGCGCCCGAGCCGTCCGCCACCGCTCCGGAACTGATCCGGAACTTCAGCATCATCGCCCACATCGACCACGGTAAGTCGACGCTGGCCGACCGGATGCTGCAGCTGACCGGTGTCGTCGATCAGCGGCAGATGCGCGCCCAGTACCTCGACCGCATGGACATCGAGCGTGAGCGCGGCATCACGATCAAGTCCCAGGCGGTGCGGATGCCCTGGGAGGAAGAGGGCGTCACCTACGCCCTGAACATGATCGACACCCCGGGCCACGTCGACTTCACCTACGAGGTCTCCCGGTCCCTGGCCGCCTGCGAAGGCGCCGTGCTCCTCGTCGACGCCGCTCAGGGCATCGAGGCCCAGACCCTGGCCAACCTGTACCTGGCCATGGAGAACGAGCTCACGATCATCCCGGTGCTGAACAAGATCGACCTGCCCGCCGCGCAGCCCGAGAAGTACGCCGAGGAACTGGCGAAGCTGATCGGCTGCGAGCCCGAGGACTGCCTCAAGGTCTCCGGCAAGACCGGCATGGGCGTCGACGCGTTGCTGGCCCAGATCGTGAAGCAGGTCCCGGCCCCGGTCGGCGACCCGAACGCGCCGGCCCGCGCGATGATCTTCGACTCGGTGTACGACACCTACCGCGGCGTCGTCACCTACGTCCGGGTCATCGACGGCATGCTGCACCCGCGTGAGCGCATCACCCTGATGTCCACCAAGACCCAGCACGAGCTCCTCGAGATCGGCGTCAGCTCACCCGAGCCGGTGCCGACCAAGGGCCTCGGCGTGGGCGAGGTGGGCTACCTGATCACCGGTGTGAAGGATGTTCGCCAGTCCAAGGTCGGCGACACTGTCACCAACTACGCCAAGCCGGCCACCGAGGCGCTCGAGGGTTACCGCGAGCCGCTGCCGATGGTCTTCTCCGGCCTCTACCCGATCGACGGCTCCGACTACGGCCCCCTGCGTGAGGCCCTCGACAAGCTCAAGCTGAGCGACGCCGCGCTGGTCTACGAGCCGGAGTCGTCCGTGGCCCTGGGCTTCGGATTCCGCTGCGGCTTCCTCGGCCTGCTGCACCTCGAGATCGTGCGCGAGCGCCTCGAGCGCGAGTTCAACCTCGACCTCATCTCGACCGCGCCGAACGTGGTCTACGAGGTCACGATGGACGACAACACGCAGATCACGGTGACCAACCCGTCCGAGTTCCCGGGCGGCAAGATCAACGAGGTCCGCGAGCCCATCGTCAAGGCGACCATGCTGGCGCCCGCCGAGTTCATCGGCGCGATCATGGAGCTGTGCCAGGAACGGCGCGGATCGCTGCGGGGCATGGACTACCTCTCCGAAGACCGCGTCGAGATGCGGTACACGCTGCCGCTGGCCGAGATCGTGTTCGACTTCTTCGACCAGCTGAAGTCCCGCACCCGCGGTTACGCGTCGCTCGACTACGACCCCGACGGCGACCAGGTGGCCAACCTGGTCAAGGTCGACATCCTGCTGCAGGGCGAGCCGGTCGACGCGTTCAGCACCATCGTCCACGCCGACAAGGCCTACTCCTACGGCGTGATGATGACGGGCAAGCTGCGCAAGCTGATCCCGCGTCAGCAGTTCGAGGTCCCGATCCAGGCGGCCATCGGCGCTCGCATCATCGCCCGCGAGAACATCAGTGCCATCCGGAAAGACGTTCTCGCCAAGTGCTACGGCGGTGACATCAGCCGTAAGCGCAAGCTGCTCGAACGGCAGAAGGAAGGCAAGAAGCGCATGAAGATGGTCGGCCGGGTCGAGGTGCCCCAGGAGGCCTTCATCGCGGCGCTCTCCAGCGACGCGCCCACGGGCGAGCGCAAGAAGTAA
- the holA gene encoding DNA polymerase III subunit delta yields MAGAGAGSRARGGTKAAAGKSASKAKNPIVTPDEVKPAPILLVVGAEGVLADRAVANVLAAARAADPETEVERMEAAGYLSGKLSVATSPSLFGGGKVVVLENVEQANEALVTDVTTYLKDPSLEACVIIRHSGVVRARPLLEAARATNAPEVSCQPITRDDEKVEFATNEFRRGDRRITPAAVRALVDAVGNDLRELAAACSQLMNDDEAARIDVDSVERYFGGRVEVTGFKVADAAVAGHAEEALVLLRHALATGADPVPLVAAVAMKVRALAKVSAAGRGASASMAKSLGMAPWQIDRARRELNGWNEDGLARAVMALAEADAAVKGGGRDPVYAVERLVLTVAQSRR; encoded by the coding sequence GTGGCTGGAGCAGGAGCGGGTTCGCGAGCACGGGGCGGCACGAAGGCGGCGGCGGGAAAGTCGGCGTCCAAGGCGAAGAACCCGATCGTCACGCCCGACGAGGTGAAGCCGGCACCGATCCTGCTGGTGGTCGGGGCCGAAGGGGTGCTGGCCGACCGCGCGGTCGCCAATGTGCTGGCTGCCGCCCGCGCCGCCGATCCGGAGACCGAGGTCGAGCGGATGGAGGCGGCGGGGTACCTGTCCGGCAAGCTGTCCGTGGCCACCAGCCCGTCGCTCTTCGGCGGGGGCAAGGTGGTCGTGCTGGAGAACGTCGAGCAGGCCAACGAGGCACTCGTCACCGACGTCACGACCTACCTGAAAGACCCCTCGCTGGAAGCCTGCGTGATCATCCGGCACTCGGGGGTGGTGAGGGCTCGTCCGTTGCTGGAGGCGGCCCGCGCGACCAACGCGCCCGAGGTGTCGTGCCAGCCGATCACCCGCGACGACGAGAAGGTCGAGTTCGCGACCAACGAGTTCCGTCGCGGCGACCGGCGCATCACCCCGGCCGCGGTCCGGGCCCTGGTCGACGCCGTCGGCAACGATCTGCGCGAGCTGGCCGCCGCCTGCTCCCAGCTGATGAACGACGACGAGGCCGCCCGCATCGACGTCGACTCGGTCGAGCGCTACTTCGGCGGCCGGGTCGAGGTCACCGGCTTCAAGGTCGCGGACGCCGCGGTCGCCGGCCACGCCGAAGAGGCTCTGGTGCTGCTGCGTCACGCGCTGGCCACGGGGGCGGACCCGGTCCCGCTGGTCGCCGCCGTCGCGATGAAAGTCCGTGCCCTGGCCAAGGTCTCGGCGGCCGGGCGGGGCGCGTCGGCCTCCATGGCCAAGTCACTGGGTATGGCGCCCTGGCAGATCGACCGCGCCCGCCGCGAACTCAACGGCTGGAACGAAGACGGACTGGCCCGCGCGGTCATGGCCCTCGCCGAGGCCGACGCCGCGGTGAAGGGTGGCGGCCGGGATCCGGTCTACGCCGTCGAGCGCCTCGTGCTGACGGTGGCCCAGAGCCGTCGGTAG
- the rpsT gene encoding 30S ribosomal protein S20, giving the protein MANIKSQIKRNLTNEKRRLRNKAVNSQLRTVVRKTREAVTAGDVAAATAALATASKQLDKAASKGVIHKNQAANRKSALAQAVAKLSA; this is encoded by the coding sequence GTGGCTAACATCAAGTCCCAGATCAAGCGCAACCTCACCAACGAGAAGCGCCGTCTGCGCAACAAGGCCGTGAACAGCCAGCTGCGCACGGTCGTCCGCAAGACTCGTGAGGCTGTCACCGCCGGTGACGTCGCCGCTGCGACCGCCGCCCTGGCCACTGCTTCGAAGCAGCTGGACAAGGCCGCCAGCAAGGGCGTCATCCACAAGAACCAGGCTGCCAACCGCAAGTCGGCCCTGGCCCAGGCCGTGGCCAAGCTGAGCGCCTGA
- a CDS encoding DUF4870 domain-containing protein, with protein MSQPPHDRHDQGDRDEESRDASAHDEHGPSGAPAEATQYSPIIPGQPLDTGPQPQGQPAQFSGLNLGVQGPASQSAPDPQAAQRQSAPQRSAPQQPAPGQSPTGRRQEGDVSQGQTGQHETGPDHPAEGQNASASTNGPSWRQGQTYSPATPGQPGTPTEAGQTPGTATGHPYPSSDQPGQGPSQYGQPSYDAGQYGQPPYPAPGYGQPSYGQPSHGQPSYGPGQNAPQNWAPRPGNVPNPPYGNQSPVQPNHPGAPAPYGQHPQPGQYGQPSQYGRPPTEAGQFPTEGGQFPTEAGQFPTEAGQFPTEAGQFPNQSGPYSPPSGQFPAPSGQFPTQPGQFPTQPGQFPTPSGQFPTQPGQYPAQPGQYPQPGQQPTTSGQFPSHSGQYGQQPGQFPNQPGQPSAQTGQFPGQAGPHNQPGHYGQSDQYGQPSSHNAPGSYGPPGSHGPPGSHGQPGSHDQPGSHDQTSSYGAPGSQGQPGSYGAPGSHGQPGSYGAPGPQGQPGSYGAPGSYGPPGSYGQPGRPGPHGYSNNPTQPGHPGGPLSQVEANRWATAAHAGAVFMFAPIVPLIISGLIYLLYKDRSRYIREQALEAINFQLCALGAFVVATVLSWVFLPNGIVALVWLLAAVFGLIGAASAYRGDPFRYPLSHRFLK; from the coding sequence ATGAGCCAGCCACCGCACGACCGGCATGACCAGGGAGACCGGGACGAGGAGTCCCGGGACGCGTCTGCCCACGACGAGCACGGGCCGTCGGGCGCACCCGCCGAGGCGACCCAGTACTCGCCGATCATCCCCGGTCAGCCCCTCGACACCGGCCCCCAGCCCCAGGGACAGCCCGCCCAGTTCAGCGGCCTCAACCTCGGCGTCCAGGGGCCGGCATCGCAGTCGGCGCCGGATCCTCAAGCAGCGCAGCGCCAATCAGCACCGCAGCGATCAGCACCGCAGCAACCAGCGCCCGGGCAATCACCGACGGGCCGGCGCCAGGAGGGCGACGTGAGTCAGGGCCAGACCGGTCAGCACGAGACCGGGCCGGATCACCCCGCCGAGGGCCAGAACGCCTCCGCGTCGACGAACGGCCCGTCATGGCGTCAGGGCCAGACCTACAGCCCGGCCACCCCCGGCCAGCCGGGCACACCCACGGAAGCCGGGCAGACTCCTGGCACCGCGACGGGGCATCCGTACCCGTCCAGCGACCAGCCCGGCCAGGGCCCCAGCCAGTACGGCCAGCCCTCGTACGACGCGGGACAGTACGGCCAGCCCCCTTACCCCGCGCCTGGTTACGGCCAGCCCTCGTACGGCCAGCCCTCGCACGGCCAGCCCTCGTACGGCCCCGGCCAGAACGCTCCACAGAACTGGGCCCCTCGGCCGGGCAACGTCCCCAATCCGCCGTACGGCAACCAGTCCCCCGTCCAGCCGAACCACCCCGGAGCGCCCGCACCGTACGGCCAGCACCCCCAGCCGGGCCAGTACGGCCAGCCGAGCCAGTACGGCCGGCCCCCGACCGAGGCGGGCCAGTTCCCGACCGAGGGGGGCCAGTTCCCGACCGAGGCGGGCCAGTTCCCGACCGAGGCGGGCCAGTTCCCGACCGAGGCGGGCCAGTTCCCGAACCAGTCCGGGCCGTACTCGCCCCCGTCCGGCCAGTTCCCCGCCCCGTCCGGCCAGTTCCCCACCCAGCCGGGCCAGTTCCCCACCCAGCCCGGCCAGTTCCCCACCCCGTCCGGCCAGTTCCCCACCCAGCCCGGGCAATATCCCGCCCAGCCCGGGCAGTATCCCCAGCCGGGGCAGCAGCCGACCACGTCCGGTCAGTTCCCCAGCCACTCGGGGCAGTACGGCCAGCAGCCGGGACAGTTCCCGAACCAACCCGGCCAGCCGTCAGCCCAGACCGGTCAGTTCCCCGGCCAGGCAGGTCCCCACAACCAGCCGGGGCACTACGGCCAGTCAGATCAGTACGGCCAGCCCAGTTCACACAACGCGCCTGGTTCGTACGGCCCGCCCGGTTCTCACGGCCCGCCCGGTTCTCACGGCCAACCCGGCTCCCACGACCAGCCCGGTTCTCACGACCAGACCAGTTCTTACGGCGCACCCGGTTCCCAAGGCCAGCCCGGCTCCTACGGCGCACCCGGTTCCCATGGCCAGCCTGGTTCCTACGGCGCACCCGGTCCCCAAGGCCAGCCCGGTTCCTACGGCGCACCCGGTTCGTATGGTCCGCCCGGTTCCTACGGCCAGCCGGGACGGCCCGGCCCGCACGGCTATTCGAACAACCCCACCCAGCCCGGCCATCCCGGCGGACCCCTCAGTCAGGTCGAGGCCAATCGCTGGGCCACCGCCGCCCACGCCGGCGCGGTCTTCATGTTCGCCCCGATCGTGCCGCTGATCATCTCCGGCCTGATCTACCTGCTCTACAAGGACCGCAGCCGCTACATCCGCGAACAGGCTTTGGAAGCCATCAACTTCCAGCTCTGTGCCCTCGGCGCATTCGTGGTCGCGACCGTGCTCAGCTGGGTGTTCCTGCCCAACGGCATCGTCGCGCTGGTCTGGCTCCTGGCGGCGGTCTTCGGGCTCATCGGCGCGGCCTCCGCGTACCGCGGCGATCCGTTCCGCTACCCCTTGTCCCACCGGTTCCTGAAGTAG
- the hrcA gene encoding heat-inducible transcriptional repressor HrcA — MSEERKLAVLRAIVEDYVETREPVGSRALVERHSLGVSPATIRNDMAALEDEGYIAQPHTSAGRVPTDKGYRMFVDRLSGVKPLSTAEKRAIQTLLDGAVDLDDVVNRTVRLLAQLTRQVAVVQYPSLSRSTVRHVELVALDTTRLLVILITNTGRVEQRIVPMTAEFAEDTLAGLRGRLNQAVAGRRLTDVSALVAGLPEQFDHNDRALVRSVLDALEDSLNIEREERIVLAGTANLARSGPDFVQNIGPVLEAIEEHVVLLKLLTEMADGAGGVGVLIGRETAHIGLQEASVVSSGYASQGEVVARLGVLGPTRMDYPNTMAAVRAVARYVSRILAS, encoded by the coding sequence ATGAGCGAGGAACGCAAGCTCGCCGTGCTGCGCGCCATTGTCGAGGACTACGTCGAGACACGGGAGCCGGTCGGGTCGAGAGCGCTGGTCGAGCGGCACTCACTCGGTGTCTCCCCGGCCACCATCCGCAACGACATGGCCGCCCTGGAAGACGAGGGCTACATCGCGCAGCCCCACACCAGCGCCGGCCGGGTGCCCACCGACAAGGGCTACCGCATGTTCGTCGACCGGCTGAGCGGTGTGAAACCGCTGTCCACGGCCGAGAAGCGGGCCATCCAGACGCTGCTCGACGGTGCCGTCGATCTGGACGACGTGGTCAACCGCACGGTGCGCCTGCTCGCCCAGCTGACCCGTCAGGTCGCGGTGGTGCAGTACCCGTCGCTGAGTCGTTCCACCGTGCGGCACGTCGAGCTGGTCGCGCTCGACACCACGCGGCTGCTGGTCATCCTCATCACCAACACCGGCCGGGTCGAGCAGCGCATCGTGCCGATGACGGCCGAGTTCGCCGAGGACACGTTGGCCGGGCTGCGGGGGCGGCTCAACCAGGCCGTCGCCGGGCGCCGGCTCACCGACGTGAGTGCCCTGGTGGCCGGCCTGCCCGAGCAGTTCGACCACAACGACCGCGCGCTGGTGCGGTCGGTGCTCGACGCCCTCGAGGACTCGCTCAACATCGAGCGCGAAGAACGCATCGTGCTGGCCGGCACGGCCAACCTGGCTCGTTCCGGGCCGGACTTCGTGCAGAACATCGGCCCGGTGCTGGAGGCCATCGAGGAGCACGTGGTGCTGCTCAAACTGCTCACCGAGATGGCCGACGGCGCCGGGGGAGTGGGCGTGCTGATCGGCCGCGAGACCGCTCACATCGGCCTGCAGGAAGCATCGGTCGTCTCGAGCGGTTACGCCTCGCAGGGAGAGGTCGTCGCCCGCCTGGGCGTTCTCGGCCCGACCCGCATGGACTACCCGAACACGATGGCCGCCGTACGCGCCGTCGCCCGGTACGTGTCCCGGATCCTGGCATCGTGA
- the dnaJ gene encoding molecular chaperone DnaJ, producing the protein MSDYYEVLGVSRTASPEEIKKAYRKLARQLHPDVNPSEEAAERFKEVGRAYEVLSSTEKRQAYDTGGDPNGNGGFGAGFGFTDIFETFFGGGAAGGARGPVPRQRRGQDALIRIEIDLAEAAFGGQRELQLDTAVVCPVCSGSCCQPGTQPEICDVCKGRGQTQRVARSFLGQVMTTQACVNCQGFGTVIPSPCLECSGEGRVRSRRSLTIKVPAGVETGTRIQLSGQAEIGPGGGPAGDLYVEIVERQHAVFTRRADDIHCTVEVPMTAAALGTTIELETLDGVENFEVRSGSQSGEATTMRGLGITHLRGGGRGDLVVHLAVITPTKLDEEQEELLRAFAKLRGEDRPAGRMTPVHTSVFSKLRDRFAGR; encoded by the coding sequence GTGAGCGATTACTACGAGGTGCTCGGGGTTTCCCGGACGGCCAGCCCCGAGGAGATCAAGAAGGCGTACCGGAAGCTGGCACGTCAGCTGCACCCGGACGTCAACCCCAGTGAGGAGGCGGCCGAGCGTTTCAAGGAGGTCGGCCGCGCCTACGAGGTTCTCTCCAGCACGGAGAAGCGTCAGGCCTACGACACCGGGGGTGACCCCAACGGCAACGGCGGTTTCGGGGCCGGGTTCGGCTTCACCGACATCTTCGAGACCTTCTTCGGTGGCGGCGCCGCCGGGGGCGCACGGGGCCCGGTGCCCCGTCAGCGCCGCGGTCAGGACGCCCTGATCCGGATCGAGATCGACCTCGCCGAGGCGGCGTTCGGCGGTCAGCGCGAGCTGCAGCTCGACACCGCCGTGGTCTGCCCGGTCTGCAGCGGCAGCTGCTGCCAGCCCGGCACCCAGCCCGAGATCTGCGACGTCTGCAAGGGCCGCGGCCAGACCCAGCGGGTGGCCCGGTCGTTCCTCGGCCAGGTCATGACCACCCAGGCCTGCGTGAACTGCCAGGGCTTCGGCACCGTGATCCCCAGCCCGTGCCTGGAGTGCTCGGGCGAGGGCCGGGTGCGCTCGCGTCGCAGCCTCACCATCAAGGTGCCCGCCGGTGTCGAGACCGGCACCCGCATCCAGCTCTCCGGCCAGGCCGAGATCGGCCCGGGCGGTGGCCCCGCGGGTGACCTCTACGTCGAGATCGTCGAGCGTCAGCACGCGGTGTTCACACGCCGCGCCGACGACATCCACTGCACTGTCGAGGTACCGATGACGGCCGCGGCCCTCGGCACCACGATCGAGCTGGAGACGCTCGACGGGGTGGAGAACTTCGAGGTGCGTTCGGGCTCGCAGTCCGGTGAGGCCACCACGATGCGCGGGCTCGGCATCACCCATCTGCGGGGCGGTGGCCGGGGCGACCTGGTGGTGCACCTGGCCGTGATCACGCCCACCAAGCTCGACGAGGAGCAGGAAGAGCTGCTGCGCGCGTTCGCCAAGCTCCGCGGCGAGGACCGGCCCGCCGGTCGTATGACGCCGGTTCACACCAGCGTGTTCTCGAAGCTGCGCGACCGGTTCGCGGGGCGTTGA
- the hemW gene encoding radical SAM family heme chaperone HemW has protein sequence MAGPPPDGEPAPLDGSLPASAAIGSAERAFGVYLHVPFCAVRCGYCDFNTYTAKELGGGASQAAYAGTAVRELSFASSVLERAGVAARPVSTVFVGGGTPTLLPAGDLALLVAGVRDNFGLVDGAEVTVEANPDSVTPESLAALASGGVTRVSFGMQSQVRHVLAVLDRTHDPKRVPDVVKWARDVGLSVSLDLIYGTPGESLDDWRASLEAALACEPDHLSAYALVVEDGTKLAARVRRGEVKAPDDDDEADKYELADDLISAAGLTWYEVSNWARTPQDACQHNLAYWRGDDWWGVGPGAHSHVGGVRWWNVRHPSSYAARIDAGESPAQGREVLDPEARQLEEVLLRSRLREGLPLKDAGLHGDPSVLLAGVLEEGLVQPEPAGQGTVVLTRRGRLLADAVVRALLP, from the coding sequence ATGGCTGGTCCCCCTCCCGACGGCGAACCCGCGCCGCTCGACGGTTCTCTCCCGGCGTCCGCCGCGATCGGTTCGGCGGAGCGGGCGTTCGGTGTGTATCTGCACGTTCCGTTCTGTGCGGTGCGCTGCGGGTACTGCGATTTCAACACGTACACGGCGAAAGAGCTGGGCGGGGGCGCGAGTCAGGCGGCGTACGCCGGAACGGCCGTGCGGGAGCTGTCTTTCGCGTCGTCCGTGCTCGAGCGGGCGGGTGTGGCCGCGCGGCCGGTGTCCACGGTGTTCGTCGGTGGTGGCACGCCCACGCTGCTGCCGGCCGGTGACCTCGCGTTGCTGGTCGCCGGGGTGCGCGACAACTTCGGCCTGGTCGACGGCGCCGAGGTCACGGTCGAGGCGAACCCCGACTCGGTGACGCCGGAGTCGCTCGCGGCGCTGGCCTCGGGCGGCGTGACCCGGGTCTCGTTCGGTATGCAGTCGCAGGTGCGGCACGTGCTGGCCGTGCTCGACCGCACGCACGACCCGAAACGGGTTCCGGACGTGGTGAAGTGGGCTCGCGACGTGGGCCTGTCGGTGAGTCTCGACCTGATCTACGGCACGCCCGGCGAATCGCTCGACGACTGGCGGGCCAGCCTGGAGGCCGCGCTGGCCTGCGAGCCCGATCATCTGTCGGCCTACGCGCTGGTGGTCGAAGACGGCACGAAGCTTGCGGCCCGGGTGCGGCGCGGTGAGGTCAAGGCGCCCGATGACGACGACGAGGCCGACAAGTACGAGCTGGCCGACGATCTCATCTCCGCCGCCGGGCTGACCTGGTACGAGGTGAGCAACTGGGCGCGCACCCCGCAGGACGCCTGTCAGCACAACCTGGCCTACTGGCGTGGGGACGACTGGTGGGGCGTCGGTCCGGGCGCCCACTCCCACGTCGGTGGGGTGCGGTGGTGGAACGTGCGTCACCCCAGCAGTTATGCGGCGCGGATCGACGCGGGGGAGAGCCCGGCGCAGGGTCGCGAGGTACTCGACCCCGAGGCCCGTCAGCTCGAGGAAGTGCTGCTGCGCTCACGTCTGCGCGAAGGGCTCCCGCTGAAAGATGCCGGTCTGCACGGTGATCCGTCGGTGCTGCTGGCCGGGGTGCTCGAAGAGGGGCTGGTGCAGCCCGAACCGGCCGGTCAGGGCACGGTCGTGCTCACCCGCCGGGGGCGTCTGCTGGCCGATGCCGTGGTCAGGGCCCTTCTCCCGTAG
- a CDS encoding MOSC domain-containing protein, translated as MVDVAETGRISSVSVVHGLLPAPWGVVAHKTAIDKRPVPGPVEIGPLGLAGDDQIDRKHHGGRGKAVYAYADEDAAWWAAELEREIEPGLFGENLRTAGIDVTGAEIGERWAIGPEVLLEVTMPRTPCRTFAERMREKGWVRRYTQVNRPGAYMRVLQTGPVSAGDEVRVVFRPGHGITVGHFLRGPDPVDMRQLIDAFTALGLELDPDIRHVAEKAVRRG; from the coding sequence ATGGTGGACGTCGCGGAGACCGGGCGGATCAGCTCGGTCTCCGTCGTGCACGGGTTGCTGCCCGCGCCTTGGGGCGTCGTGGCGCACAAGACCGCTATCGACAAACGTCCCGTGCCCGGCCCGGTGGAGATCGGTCCGCTGGGTCTGGCCGGGGACGACCAGATCGACCGCAAACACCATGGTGGACGCGGCAAAGCGGTGTACGCGTACGCCGACGAGGACGCGGCCTGGTGGGCGGCCGAGCTCGAGCGGGAGATCGAGCCCGGGTTGTTCGGCGAGAACCTGCGCACGGCCGGCATCGACGTCACCGGCGCGGAGATCGGCGAGCGCTGGGCGATCGGGCCCGAGGTGCTTCTCGAGGTCACGATGCCGCGTACACCCTGCCGCACGTTCGCCGAGCGGATGCGGGAGAAGGGTTGGGTGCGCCGGTACACCCAGGTCAACCGGCCCGGTGCGTACATGAGAGTGCTCCAGACAGGCCCGGTCTCGGCCGGTGACGAGGTCCGCGTGGTGTTCCGCCCGGGGCACGGCATCACGGTCGGGCACTTCCTGCGCGGTCCCGATCCGGTGGACATGCGTCAGCTGATCGACGCCTTCACGGCGCTCGGTCTCGAACTCGACCCGGACATCCGTCACGTGGCCGAAAAAGCCGTCAGACGAGGCTGA